The window TTGCTTTCTTCAGTTGACCCTCCCGATATCTCTTAGGTGGTCCCGTCGGTGCACTCTCAGGTTTAGAACTCTCAGGCTGTGGGCTCCCAAGTTGTAGGAACCCAGGTTCTAGGCTCCCAAGTTGTAGGAACCCAGGTTCTAGGTTCCCAAGTTGCAGGAGCCCAGGTTCTTCAATCCCTTGTTGTGGGATCTCAGGTTCTAGGTTCCCAAGTTGTAGGAGCTCAGGTTCTTCAATCCCTACTTGTGGGAACTCAGGTTCTAGGTTCCCTTGTTGTGGGAACTCAGGTTCTAGGTTCCCTTGTTGTGGGAACCCAGGTTCCAGGTTCCCTTGTTGTGGGAACCCAGGTTCCAGGTTCCGAAGTTGTAGGAGCTCAGGTTCTTCATTCACTACTTGTGAGAACTCAGGTTCTAGGTTCAGGGGTTGTGGGAACTCAGGTTCTAGGTTCCCAACTTGTAGGAACTCAGGTTTTGGGCTCCAAGGTTGTAGGAATGCAGGTTCTGAGCTCCTCATAGATAGAGCGCAACCAGCACGCCTAGGCATTTCACCAAAACCCTGTTTCTGGGTCCAATCAGCACGTGCTGATCCAATCCGAAAACTCCTCAGTGTATCGGGAAATTTGGATAGCTTTGAACAGTTATGGACAAGAAGAGTTTTAAGAGATCTCAAATTGCAAATGCTCTGAGGAAGACTCTCAAGGTTTTCACAATGTGCTAAATCCAAATATTGAACCCCTTTTAAACGCCCAATTGACCATGGTAGATTTTTTATACCCGTTCTACCTAAGTAAAGCTCTCTTAAATTTTCCATCATGTCCATAATTTCTGGAAAACTCTTTAGTTTGGAACAGCCAGTGCAACAAAGAGTGTTGAGATGTTTCAATTTATGAATGCCTCCTGGAAGATTCATAAGGTTTTCGCAACCTAtccaattcaaacaaaaaataactaaataaataaccaGTAAATTAATAACTTCAATAAATGATTGAACcttaatcaaatttatactACCTTTAACAATTAGTATCTCCACGTTTGGCATATTTGAGAAGTCTGGGATTTCAATGAGATGTTTTGAATAACTGACATTTAATACCTTCAACTTCTCAAAAACCTGTAACAAAAGAAagtttgtttttgaaaataaaacttcATGGACATTAACATTGATGTAAAGTTTAAATATAGCCAAATTAGTAATCATACCTTCTTATCCCAAAGTTTCTCTATGCGGCTACTTTGCAAGCTGAGTTCAACTAGGTTCTCCACATGAAAACATAATGGCAAGGATTTCAGTGGGTATCCATCCCAATGGAGATATCTTAAATCATAAGAAGGAAATGTAAAGTCTTCAGGAAGGTGCCCTTTAGGAACGTGCACATCTTTGCAATATTTCACCATAGAGTCATATTGAGCATCTTGATGGACTTTGAGCAATCTAAGTCTCTTCATCCTTTTGAAAGCCTTGGTACTGAATTGTATTTGTTTCGATGTAGACATGTCTAGGATAATcccttcaatttcttttgtcccctaaaaaattaaaagttgagAATAAGTAAAACGAAACCtaactaattaataaaattatatacacTATATATGAGTCAGATGGCACTTACTGTATTTCTTGTCAACACGTGATAGATATCCTCACCTTCCCATAGTCTGCTCCTTCTTCCAGGTTCTTTCAAGCATTGGCCTCGAACAATTTCCCAACCCATATGTTGTAACAAATCATGCATATccaatttattgtttgaaaCAGTTAAGAGACACTTATCAACAAGAACTCTAATTCCACTCTCCACATAGAAATTGCAGCCATCTAAAATTCTTGAAACAAAATCTTTGTCTTTCCCCTTAAAAAAACATGCTATATCAAGAAATATTTCCTTCTCCACATCATCTAGTCcatcaaaacttattttaaggACACTCTGGATATCCATATGAAGTTTTCTTTCTAGTTTGCATAATGAGCTTTCCCATTCAGGTATTGTCTTGCTAAAAAGAAAGATACCTAAAACTTTAAGTGCTAATGGAAGCCCTTTAGCATAATCTATAGCACGATTCAAGAGATTCTTGTAATCATCTTTAGGAAGACTTTGCTTAAAGGCATACCGCCTAAAAAGCTCAATAGATTCTTCATAATTTAACTCTTTAACTTCATATGTTTCATCCACTCCATGAACATCTAGCAAATGTTTATCTCTAGTTGTTATGATGATTCTACTCCCTGGACAAAACCAATCATGCTTTCCAACTATGTATTCTAATTGGCATAAATTATCCACATCATCAACAACAACTAGAACCCTTTTTGACCGCAGTCTGTCCTTTATCACATTGATTCCTTCATCAATATTATGTAATTTCATATCTCTTCCTCTTAGGATATCTTGAAGAAGTCTTTGTTGTAATTGAAGTACACCACAATAATTTCCAGTTTTTCTGACATCTTCAAGAAAGCTACTACCATCAAATTGATATGAGATACTATTACAAACAACTTTGGCAATGGTAGTCTTACCAATTCCACCAATTCCATAGATCCCAATCATGCGAACTTCATTCAACGTAATGTTTATAAGTGATTTAAGATTGTCCAAATGAAAATCCATTCCAACTATGTTCTCACCCACATGTAGAATCTTACAATTCAATCGTTTACAAATATCAttggtaattttcttaataaacaCGGATTCATACCTGCCAATTGTAAAGTACAATACACATGTGGGGTAAGAATGAGTTGCAAAAGACAAATGATTTTGATGTTGTTCATAAAGCTAAATAGGGgcaaattgaatataaaattaaaagtatcaAGGGAtatgattaaattataaattgaggTTTATAATATCAAGTATGCATGTTATAGGAAAaggtaaaaaacaaattttaaaatatgatgtgCTAATTTATGTTGCTCAACTATTTCAAAGGTTCATTTACCACATTGCTCTTGTTTCAAGCTACCACTTTTCCCTCCATGCCTCCCAATCTAGTagcatttttatcatttattgttgGAGCTTGGCTTCCTTACACTATATTTTTATGAACAAGTTTTTTCTATGATTcccttttcaattttatttgtctgAACAATTCTATCAACTTAACAGTTATAATGTAAGTTTCATACCTTGTTGGTATCCCTATTTTTCCTAAACAGATGAGTATAACCATGAGGAAAGTTGCACAAGTTAGTTCATTGATCATGAAACTAGAATCAAGGCCAAGGAGAAAAAGATCTTATTAGAATACTACCTATAATGGCATTAAGTTTAAGTTTTAATGTAtcatcccaaaattttaaatagaacattttttttttttgaataaaagaaattataaataaataaataaaaatcccaataatttaaaaataattaagaaagttaaaaagaaaaaagaaaaaaatgactttaattAAGTTAGCAAGGATTTTCTAACAAAGCTTAGAGAGaaggtaaaatttaatatatatatatatatatatatgcaaagtTAATGTAGAGGATTTAAGtgttatattaaattttaataaccaAAGATACTTTTCTAAATCTAATTTGGGTAAATTTCTCTAATTCCTATAGTTGATTTAATTCTccttaaatcataaattttataacttcaaaatattaaaatttcaacattaatttaagtaatttaaaTTAACTAGGAAACCAAAGTGCATAGTTAATTAACttaaagtgaaaatttttaggAGACACTTGGCAAACCTAGAGAGTGTAGCAAATTTAAGatcattcttattatttttatatgagttaAGACATATTTTCAGTACTCGTAAAGATAATGAGAGCATAAAAGTAAATTCATAAATCTTTGAAAAATACATAAGgctaaatgaaagaaaatacatcattaattttctttctcttcttcttcttcaagttttcttcttttcttcttatttttcttccttttggtGGTAAAGCTTCAAGGGAGAGAAATGGTTAGAAAGAGTCTCCAAGAGGTAGAGAAAACTTTTCGCTATGTTATGGATAATCTTGCGATGAGAAAAccttttccatttctttaaaaatcatgtttaatttttatttatatctcagtttcttctttttatccttaatttggTTAAGTGGGTGTTGTTAGAAGATTAGTTTGTTGCAAGTAATgaagttttacaatttttatcattttcttgtcCTTAACGACCTATTTGATTGTTGAGAAAGTGAACTGGTAATTTAACATagaaataactttaaatatccAAATGCATGTGCCTAGTTATGAGTATGCTTATGTATTGTTTAGAATAAGAGCATAATGAGAGGGAATAAAACCTTATTTTCCTTGCCTTATGGGTTGTTTGTTAGCCTTGTaagtaaaggaaaatatgaTGTTCGAAGTTTGAACTCATATCTAGTCGTTGGAATATAGAAGGAACTCCTATAGTGTTGTTACATAAGAGGATTGGTTTTGCCTTTTCAACCTATAATGGGTG is drawn from Vitis riparia cultivar Riparia Gloire de Montpellier isolate 1030 chromosome 18, EGFV_Vit.rip_1.0, whole genome shotgun sequence and contains these coding sequences:
- the LOC117907545 gene encoding disease resistance protein RUN1-like encodes the protein MASSSIQRASSSSTSIPQWKYDVFLNFRGEDTRENFTDHLYTALVERGIHTFRDDEEIERGSKITPKLLKSIEESRFCMVVFSKSYAHSTWCLEELVKIIECVKENGQTIIPIFYHVDPSDVRRQKGSFEEAFVNLERQNEKKAKRWRAALRKASKISGWHIKNGYESVFIKKITNDICKRLNCKILHVGENIVGMDFHLDNLKSLINITLNEVRMIGIYGIGGIGKTTIAKVVCNSISYQFDGSSFLEDVRKTGNYCGVLQLQQRLLQDILRGRDMKLHNIDEGINVIKDRLRSKRVLVVVDDVDNLCQLEYIVGKHDWFCPGSRIIITTRDKHLLDVHGVDETYEVKELNYEESIELFRRYAFKQSLPKDDYKNLLNRAIDYAKGLPLALKVLGIFLFSKTIPEWESSLCKLERKLHMDIQSVLKISFDGLDDVEKEIFLDIACFFKGKDKDFVSRILDGCNFYVESGIRVLVDKCLLTVSNNKLDMHDLLQHMGWEIVRGQCLKEPGRRSRLWEGEDIYHVLTRNTGTKEIEGIILDMSTSKQIQFSTKAFKRMKRLRLLKVHQDAQYDSMVKYCKDVHVPKGHLPEDFTFPSYDLRYLHWDGYPLKSLPLCFHVENLVELSLQSSRIEKLWDKKV